From the genome of Terriglobia bacterium:
GGCAGCAAACCCCGGCTCGCCTCACCCTCAACGAGGGCCAGCATCGCATCGCGCTGCGCAAGGAAGGCTACAAGCCGCAGATCACCTATGCCGAAGTAACTTCCGGCAGGACATTCAACTTCGCACCCGCACTGGCGCCGGTGAGCGGCGCTACGCCGGCGACGCCCACCAACGTCGCTTCGTCCCAAGGGACCTCTCCTTTCCACCGGCTGCGGCGTCTCTTCGGCAAGCCTGGGGCAGACGACGGTGTGCTGGAGGTCCGCACGCGTCCCAAGGGCGCGGGAATCTGGCTGGGCGAAGCGCAAGCCCCATCTCGAACTCCAGCCAAACTGGCGGTCGCGCCGGGAAGCTACAAACTCACGCTGCGTCTTCCCGGCTACAAACCGATTACGCGCTCGGTAACGATCGAAAAAGGCAAGATGATGGGCGTGGAAGAAATTCTCGAGCCGCAGTAGGCAGAGCCGCAGTAGGCTGCTTGACCTCTATCCCGCCTCAGCGTACGCTATCGCGCTCCCCCATTTCCTTACATAGGGCTTACCGAATGTCTCCGGCTCGCGAAATACCCACATGGAGGTGAGGTATGAGTACCGTAAACAGAAGACTAGTTTTGAACGCGATTGCGTTTTGTTCGGCGCTGCTCATTGCGCCTGCAGTCCTGAACGCGCAAACCTCGATTACCAGCAAAGCGCCAATCACCGGCAGTGCAGCCAGAGTTAGCTCGTTCGCGTCGCCATTCGTCAAGGTTGGCCCGCAGGCAATCTCAGCCGCTGCCGTGGGTGCGAACTATGGCCTCTTCACCTGCCAGGTAGTCGGCCTCAACCCGGGTACTACCTGCTACGACCCGTATCAGATGCGTCATGGGTACAACATCGACACGCTGATCAATGCAGGCTTCGACGGCAGGGGAAAGACGATCGTCATCGTCGACGCATTCCAGTCCCCGAACATTGTGCTGCAGTTGAATACCTACAACAGTTTTTACGGTCTGCCCAGCTTGAACGGGCTTGGCGGCCCGCCCGACTCCAGCCTCGGCACGTTCACCCAGGTGGCGCCGGATGGCCTGACTCCATTCGTTCCCGGTAATCCCACCATGACGGGGTGGGCGGAGGAGATCTCGCTGGATGTACTGTGGGCGCACGCGATCGCCCCCGGCGCTAACATCACGCTGGTCCTGGCAAAATCGAGCTTCACCACCGACATTCTGAGCGCCACCAAGTATGCGGTGGACAACCACCTCGGCGACGTCATTTCGCAGAGCTTCGGCTTGAATGAAAGTTGTATGGATCCCGACCTGCTCGCGCAACAACACCAGGTATTTGCGGACGCTACGCTGGCGAACATCACGCTCTTCGCTTCTTC
Proteins encoded in this window:
- a CDS encoding S53 family peptidase; this translates as MNAIAFCSALLIAPAVLNAQTSITSKAPITGSAARVSSFASPFVKVGPQAISAAAVGANYGLFTCQVVGLNPGTTCYDPYQMRHGYNIDTLINAGFDGRGKTIVIVDAFQSPNIVLQLNTYNSFYGLPSLNGLGGPPDSSLGTFTQVAPDGLTPFVPGNPTMTGWAEEISLDVLWAHAIAPGANITLVLAKSSFTTDILSATKYAVDNHLGDVISQSFGLNESCMDPDLLAQQHQVFADATLANITLFASSGDDGAGQGSCDGSSLVQAASSPATDPLVTAVGGTELHAARYCLASLGCDPAANPAPGTYQGEIAWNESNIGGGATGGGFSVVFDEPSYQQGTIHGGKQRGEPDVSYSAAVFHGALTYLNIPGIAAGMYLFGGTSAGSPQWAAILTIADQKAGHNLGFINKALYHIGQAKPHYAASFFDVTSGNNSAFGVQGFSAGPGWDATTGLGSPTTDQLVDYLAQFVSAGDGTAAIAGSKPHTHGKPSAPGQMKPH